TACAGAAAACCTTACATTAAACAAAAAAAATCACTAATTTTACAATAAACAATTGTTATGCGTGTAACAGAAATCAAAAAGGAATTAAAACAACTCATTGAATTAGAAAATGACCCTGAAATTTTAGATGCAATCAGGACTTTATTGAGTAAAAGTGTAAAGGAACTTATGTTGAAAGAAAAGCTCATTGCAAGAGCAAAACGCTCAAATAAAGACATTAAAGAAGGCAAATTACTTAGTAGAGATGATGTTGAGACAAAAAGGGATAGTTATTTATGAAACCCAAAAGGGAAATTGTTTATACTCACCAAGCATTTAATAGCTTAAATGAATCATTGAATTTATTAAAAGATAAAGTAAATGTTCAAAAAATTAAAGAGATTAGAAAGCAAATTCTTGACAAAGTTGAAATTTTAGCTACACATCCTGAAAGTGGTCAAATTGAAGAATTTCTTTTAGAACTAAACCAAGGTCACAGGCGAATAATTTATACGCATTATAAAATCATCTATCTGTCCGCAAAAGACAAAATTATCATAACTGATATATTTGATACACGTCAGGATCCAAACAAAATGAAAGCTTAGTGTAATTGTAATACTCTCGTTGTTTATAGATACTTCAAAAAAAAGCAGCTTACCGTTTTGAACTACGGACTTGAGCATTTGGACAAAAAATGAAAGTTTTGGATTTTAAATTACCCAGCCTGTCCGTAGCGTCCCCGCTACC
This genomic window from Chitinophagaceae bacterium contains:
- a CDS encoding type II toxin-antitoxin system RelE/ParE family toxin, which produces MKPKREIVYTHQAFNSLNESLNLLKDKVNVQKIKEIRKQILDKVEILATHPESGQIEEFLLELNQGHRRIIYTHYKIIYLSAKDKIIITDIFDTRQDPNKMKA